Part of the Candidatus Zixiibacteriota bacterium genome, ACGCGGCGTTGCTGCGTCAGGCTTTCGCCCATTGCGCAATATTCCCCACTGCTGCCTCCCGTAGGAGTCTGGACCGTGTCTCAGTTCCAGTGTGGCTGATCATCCTCTCAGACCAGCTAACCATCTTCGCCTTGGTAGGCCGTTACCCTACCAACTAGCTAATGGTCCGCAGGCCCATCTCCAAGCGATAGCTTGCAAGCAGAGGCTACCTTTGACCTCTGTTTCCGGAGAAACCGTGGTCTCATCCGGTATTAGCCCGTCTTTCGACAGGTTATCCCAGTCTTGGAGGCAGGTTACCTACGTGTTACTCACCCGTGCGCCACTTTACTCAGGACCGAAGTCCCTTTCTCGTTCGACTTGCATGTGTTAGGCACGCCGCCAGCGTTCGTTCTGAGCCAGGATCAAACTCTCCAGTTAAATCCTTCAACCCGCCTTTAGGCGGAGATTGACTGTGAGTACGATAGCTGCGCTCAAACGGCTTACGGAAACCCTAAACCGTCACTGCTTTTCAGGGCAGTTGCTACTATTTAGTTTTCAAAGACCGGAAAGGTTGCTCGAAACGAGCAAAATGTCTTTATAAGGAACGGCTTGACGTTTGTCAAGGCCGCTGGAAGCCCGCCCCTCGCCCGCCTAACAGGCGACTGTACTATGTCAAGAGACCGGACCCCCTTCGATTAAACGCGAAACAAAGTTTACCCACAATGGCTGAACTGTCAAGGAGGTCATTTCACGACCTGTGCGATCCGGTTCTTTCCCACCTCGACAATCTCGTGCCGATCGCTCTGGAATCGAAAATTGAAATCCCTGATGACCTGCCCGTCGACTTTCACCGCGCCCTGGGTGATCAGCCGGCGCGCTTCGCTTCCGGATTTGGCGAACTCGAGGTCGACGAGCAGCCGGCAGATCCACACCGGGTCGGGAGCGGTGAACTTCTTCCGGATCTCCCGCGGCCGCTCTTTCCTCTGGTAGCGCATGGCGAAATACTCGGCCGCTGCTTGCGCTGCCGCGGCACCGTGAAAGCGCCGCACCAGCTCTTCGGCGAGCGCCTTCTTGACCGCCATCGGATGCAGATCGCCGCGCTCGACCTTCTCTCGCAGAGCCTCGAGCTCGGCGAGCGGGGTGTCGCTCAAGAGCTCGTAGTAGCGCCACATGAGCGGGTCGGAGATCGACATGATCTTGCCGAACATCTCCTCCGGCGGCTCGCTGATCCCGATATAGTTGCCCAGCGACTTGCTCATTTTCTGGACTCCGTCGGTCCCTTCGAGCAGGGGCATGGTCAGCACGACCTGAGGCTCCTGGCCGTACTCTCTCTGCAGCTCTCGCCCGATCAGCAGATTGAAGCGCTGATCGGTTCCGCCCAGCTCCACATCGGCCTTCAGCACCACCGAGTCGTACCCCTGCATGAGCGGATAGAGAAACTCGTGAATGCCGATCGGCTGCTGCCGGAGGTAGCGCTGCTTGAAGTCTTCGCGCTCGAGCATGCGCGCCACGGTATACTTGGCGGCGAGCTCGATCACGCCGGCGGCGTCGAGCTTTTCCATCCACCGGTGATTGAACTCGATCACGGTTTTCGCCGGATCCAGGATCTTGAAGATCTGTTCCTCGTAGGTGCGGGCGTTTTTTTCGACCTCGGCCCGGGTAAGCTGTTTGCGCGTCTCGGATTTCCCGGACGGGTCGCCGATCATCCCGGTGAAGTCGCCGATGAGAAAGA contains:
- the tyrS gene encoding tyrosine--tRNA ligase translates to MSARTVEAQLEIIKRGAVEVIPEDELVAKLKKGRPLRVKAGFDPTAPDLHLGHTVLIQKMKQFQELGHEVIFLIGDFTGMIGDPSGKSETRKQLTRAEVEKNARTYEEQIFKILDPAKTVIEFNHRWMEKLDAAGVIELAAKYTVARMLEREDFKQRYLRQQPIGIHEFLYPLMQGYDSVVLKADVELGGTDQRFNLLIGRELQREYGQEPQVVLTMPLLEGTDGVQKMSKSLGNYIGISEPPEEMFGKIMSISDPLMWRYYELLSDTPLAELEALREKVERGDLHPMAVKKALAEELVRRFHGAAAAQAAAEYFAMRYQRKERPREIRKKFTAPDPVWICRLLVDLEFAKSGSEARRLITQGAVKVDGQVIRDFNFRFQSDRHEIVEVGKNRIAQVVK